The nucleotide window GTTGACAGCTAATGGTACTACTCGGTTCTTCATCTTCTCGCCTTTGTGAGACTCTCTAATTAGATTTTAGACTTGAAAATTCATATTTTGTGAAATTTTTTGTTAAGCAAAGCAGGCTAATTTTCAGCTCTGACTTCAAATTGCATAGAGTGAAATAGCAAAAAGCAAGCGAATAATGCTAAAAACCAAATCCTGAAAACATGATAACATAGGGATCGTTTATTACCAGGAGCAGGCATGTAAACCAGGATGAAGTTGTTCGATTTTTGATTCGCATTTTTCAGTTATAAAATATTACTTAATTCACCACATAATTTAATACAGATAAGAATTGTGGTTTAAGATTTCGGCTAATTTTTGTTTGAATGTCTAGATTCGTGTATTAAAAGTAATGATGGCATAAATAACCTGGAGCCAGGCGTACAATTACTGTTACTGACACAGCCGATAAGCAAGTAGTAAACGAAATAACATCAAAAATTTTAAAGACTAACTGATTCACAAACTAACTGATTCACAAACTAACTGATTCACAAACTAACTAGTTCACAAACTAACTAATCCATCAACTAACTAATCCATCAACTAACTAATCCATCAACTAACTAATCCATCAACTAACTAATCCATCAACTAACTAATCCATCAACTAACTAATCCATCAACTAACTAATCCATCACTTTAAAGTCAAGAAACTTCCGTAATTTCCGAGCAGGCTCTAGCTCTGTTGAGAACAGAGGAGCCGAAACAGAGATAGGAAGAGTAAAAAAAGCCAAAGAAGAGAGCTCATTTAGGGTTCCCAGACTCGGAATATTACCTGCAGCTATAGGCCTGTTAGGAGTTTATGCCGTTAAGAAGATAAATCAGGCTAAAAGAATTAAAGTGTAACTGAAGGAAAAATAGATCCATTTTTTCATGTTTAGTTTAATGGTTAAAAAGGAAAAATAGAAATCAAAGAAATCATAAAAGGAAAAACTCAAATTCTTATTACAAAAAGCTATAGAAAGTAACATAGAATCATGAAACTAAGACTTCTTGTTACTTCCACAATTTCAGACTGCCGAGTTTTTGCCCTAAACCCAGGTTGAAAGCTTGAAATGTGTATTTCCGTTTTTATCAGTTTACATTTCAAACCTCGTCATAACCCCATGGAGTTCGTCAGTAGGAAGCCTGTAAAACTGGACAAAGGAAGGCGATATCTTTTTGATTATAGAAAAGACTCTCCAGATTAAGTTATTAGTAAAAATATCCTCTACTCCGTAGAAAATGGTTTTTTCGTGAACGCCCTGGTCTTCAAGAATCTGTTCAACATTAACAATTTCCATGTATCCTGCTCGTATTTCCAAAATTTTTAATCCTTTTGCCGGTTCTTTTGTGAATGAGCTTTCTATTCCGAACGGGCTGTCAGACTTGATAATGGAAATAAAAATATTATTTTCATAAATGATGTTGTTTTTAAACATCACATGGGAAATGTACTGGGGAATTCTTTCGATGTCACGTGTAAAGAAGAGGGCGGTCCCCATAATTTTATTTTGGGTAGCATATAAATAATTATATTTTTCAAGAAAGTCTTTAGCACTCATGAGTTTCATCAGTTCATACAGTTTCTTTTGTCCGGATGTATATATAAGTATAAGAGAGAGAATAAAAGCCGCTATGATGATTGACCAGTAGCCCCCATGGGGGATTTTATAGCTATTTGAGAGAAGGAATACTATGTCAATAAGTGTTATAAATAAAGAAATAATAGCTTTAGTTATATCTTTTCTATGGTAAAATATCGAAGTCATCATTATGCCCGTAATAGACATGGTTCCTGTAACTGCTAACCCATATGCAGCTGCAAGTCTGGCCGACTCTCTAAATACAAGCATCATAAATAATACAGAAACCAGGAGAAGCCAGTTTATGGTACTTATGTAGATTTGGGACTTTAATATCCCGGAGGTATAATCAATCTTCAGCATTGGAATTATCCGAGTTGTTATTCCCTGATATACTATAGAGAACATACCGCTGATCATAGCCTGAGAAGCGATAATTGTAGCTATGATACTGAGGAGAAGGAATGGGATATAAAGTATGTTTGCCTGCTGATTTATCATTTCGAATAAAAAGTTTGTCGAACCAGGATTTCTGAGAAGGAACGCACCCTGTCCCAGATAATTTAAAACCAGTGCTACAAACACGAATCTCCAGGCTTTTAAGATAGGCTCTCTTCCCAGGTGTCCCATATCAGCATATAATGCTTCACCTCCCGTAGCGCACAGGATGACTTCGGATAGTACAAAAAATCCTATAATCCCGTTATCCAGAAGAAACCTGATAGCATAATAAGGATTGATAGCGTTAAGTACTTCTGGAGTATGGAAAATAGAGGCGATACCTGAAAAACCAATGGCTGCAAACCATAGAACCATTATAGGCCCAAAAACCCACGTAATCTTTTCTATTCCCTTACTCTGGACTGAAAAAAGTGCTACTGCAATTGCGGCAGAAATAAGTATAATAGTTCCCTGGCTTATGTTTTCGAACTGAGGAATAATTCGCAAGCCCTCGACTGCACTCAGAATACTTATTGCAGGAGTAATTACTCCATCTCCCATGAGGAAAGATGTTCCTATATAAGCTAACAATGTGACCAGAGCTACGTTTCTACTCGACTTGAGCAGAGGAACGAGTATTTCTTTTAAAACTATCGTACCTCCTTCCCCTTTTTTACCCAGACTCATGGCAAGCCAGGCGTATTCCAGAGTCACAAGTATGATGAGTGTCCAGATAATTAAAGATAAAACTCCTATTATGTGAGCGGGTGTAGGTCTTGTTAGAAGGAAAATAACGGTCAAAGTATAAATAGGACTTGTCCCGATATCTCCAAAAACAAGACCCATAGACTTTACTACTTCTCTAAATTCTGACTTGGAAAACATAATATTCACCTTTTTGCTCCAGAAATTATCACAAAGATACAATTTGAAATAAAAATTCCACTCTTTGAGCACTAAAACGATAAATCATGCTTTTTCTGCCCTATAAGAAAAAGTAAACGGATTATTTTTAAAATTGTGACTTTTAAATATTACTGTTTTCATATTGTTATCATCTCTATATATGGTCAATAAGCCTAACAGTAAATAGCGATTCAATAAAGGATGGTTTTGAGTATTACTTTTTTATATATAAAACTCATGACCCTTTCTCCATAAAATGAAGATTTCACATCTCAAATCTCATCATAACTGCAGGTAGTTCTGGAAACGGCGGGAGAAAATGAACAGCGGATCATTAACCGGAAGCAAAGACGCTGACGAGTACTCATGGGACAGGATGAAAGAGAAAGAAGGAGTTCCTCCAAAGAGTACAGAAGGAGTGAATATTCTTCTCGGTGATCCCAGGAAAGCCGTTGTCAAACTTTCAATTCCTATTATAGTTGCCATGTCTGTCCAGACTATATACAGTCTTACTGATACCTTCTGGGTTTCCGGGCTTGGAGCTGATGCCCTGGCTGCTATTGGATTTGCTTTTCCATTTTATGTAATCCAGATGGCGCTTACTGGCGGACTAGGAGTCGGCGGAGGGGCTGCAATTTCTCGACGCATAGGAGCCAGGGATAAAGCAGGTGCGGATAATGTTGCAGTTCATACCCTCGTGATAATGCTCATCTTCACAGTTGCCCTTACAGTTCTTGGACTTGCGATTATAAAGGATCTTTTTATTTACAGTGGGGCTGGAAGAACGACAGGATTGGGAGTAGAATATGCCAGAGTGATTTTTGCAGGCAGTTTTGCTTTCTTTTTTACAAATATTGCGAATTCCATCCTGAGAAGTGAAGGAGATTCAAAAAGAGCTATGAGGTCCATGATTCTGGGTTCGGGTCTTAATATAGTGCTTGACCCCATTTTTATATATACCCTGGGGCTTGGGGTCGCAGGAGCAGCACTGGCTACAGTTATCTCTTTTGCCATCTCAGGACTGCTGATGTTCTACTGGTTTTTTATTAAAAAAGACACCTATATTTCTTTCAGGTTTCACTCTTTCAAATTCAACAAATTAATTGTCAGGGATATTTTCCGAGTAGGAATTCCCTCATCAATAGAACAGCTTGCTCTGGCACTGACCGCCCTTATAATGAACTTTGTTATTGCAGCCGTT belongs to Methanosarcina barkeri 3 and includes:
- a CDS encoding KUP/HAK/KT family potassium transporter — translated: MFSKSEFREVVKSMGLVFGDIGTSPIYTLTVIFLLTRPTPAHIIGVLSLIIWTLIILVTLEYAWLAMSLGKKGEGGTIVLKEILVPLLKSSRNVALVTLLAYIGTSFLMGDGVITPAISILSAVEGLRIIPQFENISQGTIILISAAIAVALFSVQSKGIEKITWVFGPIMVLWFAAIGFSGIASIFHTPEVLNAINPYYAIRFLLDNGIIGFFVLSEVILCATGGEALYADMGHLGREPILKAWRFVFVALVLNYLGQGAFLLRNPGSTNFLFEMINQQANILYIPFLLLSIIATIIASQAMISGMFSIVYQGITTRIIPMLKIDYTSGILKSQIYISTINWLLLVSVLFMMLVFRESARLAAAYGLAVTGTMSITGIMMTSIFYHRKDITKAIISLFITLIDIVFLLSNSYKIPHGGYWSIIIAAFILSLILIYTSGQKKLYELMKLMSAKDFLEKYNYLYATQNKIMGTALFFTRDIERIPQYISHVMFKNNIIYENNIFISIIKSDSPFGIESSFTKEPAKGLKILEIRAGYMEIVNVEQILEDQGVHEKTIFYGVEDIFTNNLIWRVFSIIKKISPSFVQFYRLPTDELHGVMTRFEM
- a CDS encoding MATE family efflux transporter; translated protein: MNSGSLTGSKDADEYSWDRMKEKEGVPPKSTEGVNILLGDPRKAVVKLSIPIIVAMSVQTIYSLTDTFWVSGLGADALAAIGFAFPFYVIQMALTGGLGVGGGAAISRRIGARDKAGADNVAVHTLVIMLIFTVALTVLGLAIIKDLFIYSGAGRTTGLGVEYARVIFAGSFAFFFTNIANSILRSEGDSKRAMRSMILGSGLNIVLDPIFIYTLGLGVAGAALATVISFAISGLLMFYWFFIKKDTYISFRFHSFKFNKLIVRDIFRVGIPSSIEQLALALTALIMNFVIAAVGGTDGVAVYATAWRVTSIAVSPLIGVSIAVVSISGAAFGEKDFKKAQNTLIYAIEVGFLVEMIIAAIVYFFAPDIAAVFTHTENAAHIAPELTRLLKIMTIFYPVVAFGMLAGSLFQGAGKGTSALAATLLRSLVMTLFFSLLFVFVLDWGLLGVWWGLVVGTVIGSIISFVWVQVYLRCVIKEGAVGGKC